Proteins encoded within one genomic window of Pseudomonas cannabina:
- a CDS encoding START domain-containing protein translates to MSSLYRTAIACGLTVMLAGVAQAEDWKVAKDEDGIKVSLSDIPGSDYKAYRGVATINASVGKLRALQEDVTGACAWIHECKLQKVLKHEGDKTWTYSQFNTPWPVTPRDSVLLITTQEGADGSVTRNLEGQPKYLPEEKGFVRVAEVKGFWKMVPKGPNQTEVTYQAHTEPGGSVPSMIANKFVVDAPFNTLKALRERAAQ, encoded by the coding sequence ATGAGTTCGCTGTATCGCACTGCCATTGCTTGTGGATTGACCGTAATGCTTGCCGGGGTGGCGCAGGCTGAAGACTGGAAGGTCGCCAAGGACGAGGACGGTATCAAGGTTTCGTTGAGCGATATACCCGGGTCCGATTACAAGGCCTATCGCGGCGTCGCCACGATTAATGCCAGCGTCGGCAAGTTGCGCGCGCTGCAAGAGGATGTGACAGGCGCCTGTGCCTGGATTCATGAGTGCAAATTGCAGAAAGTGCTCAAGCATGAAGGTGACAAGACCTGGACCTACAGTCAGTTCAACACCCCGTGGCCGGTAACGCCGCGTGATTCCGTGCTGCTGATCACGACCCAGGAAGGCGCTGATGGCAGTGTGACCCGAAATCTCGAAGGGCAGCCCAAATACCTTCCTGAAGAAAAAGGCTTTGTGCGTGTTGCCGAGGTGAAAGGCTTTTGGAAAATGGTGCCCAAAGGCCCGAATCAGACTGAAGTGACCTATCAGGCCCACACCGAGCCAGGTGGCAGCGTGCCGTCGATGATTGCCAACAAGTTTGTCGTCGATGCGCCGTTCAATACGCTGAAGGCGCTCAGAGAGCGGGCTGCGCAGTAA
- a CDS encoding YkgJ family cysteine cluster protein — protein MDCRSECGACCIAPSITSAIPGMPHGKPAGERCLHLSLELLCALFGKPERPAVCSQFKAAADVCGADQADAIRLIGWWEKATAVV, from the coding sequence ATGGACTGCCGTTCAGAGTGTGGTGCGTGTTGCATCGCGCCTTCCATCACGTCTGCCATCCCCGGTATGCCGCACGGAAAGCCTGCAGGAGAGCGTTGCCTGCACCTGTCGCTCGAGTTGTTGTGTGCCTTGTTCGGCAAGCCTGAGCGCCCCGCGGTCTGCAGTCAATTCAAGGCCGCGGCTGATGTTTGTGGCGCTGATCAGGCTGATGCGATTCGCCTGATTGGCTGGTGGGAAAAAGCTACTGCGGTAGTCTGA
- a CDS encoding PLP-dependent aminotransferase family protein, whose amino-acid sequence MTNLLLYQRIAQQLAEDIRRGVYQPGERVPSVRKMSSQLNVSHATVLQAYANLEDQGLIRARPQSGYYVHQTPALTASTPDIARVERPGLVTRSSIIQQVLEESRRDGVFALGAAVPHVDYLPVRALHQQLAKVTRFQSPRAFSYMFSPGFEPLRRQVAIRMRDAGVVVDPSEVVITHGCVDALQMALRVLTRPGDLIAAESPAYYGLLQLADLLGLKVIEIPSDPASGTSLEALQLAANQWSIKALVLTSRLSNPLGGTMPEERQKNLLRLASDFDIQVVEDDVYGELMFEVGRTKALKAFDRLGRVIYCSSFSKTLSPGVRVGWIIAGKYQAEIQRLQTFSTHSACSVTQMGVAAYLENGGYDRHLRFIRLEYRKNLSAYQLAVQQFFPEGTQMSRPAGGFILWVSLPGRVNTQELHVRALEQGISIAPGLIFSNTEQFNHCIRLNCGMPWNKEAERALMTLGMLAKQLCHDTVPVY is encoded by the coding sequence ATGACCAATCTTTTGCTTTATCAGCGCATTGCTCAGCAACTGGCTGAAGACATTCGTCGCGGCGTCTATCAGCCCGGGGAGCGAGTGCCGTCGGTTCGCAAGATGAGCTCGCAGCTCAATGTCAGTCATGCCACGGTGTTGCAGGCGTATGCCAATCTCGAAGATCAGGGCCTGATCCGGGCGCGTCCGCAGTCCGGTTATTACGTTCACCAGACGCCTGCGTTGACCGCCTCCACGCCAGACATCGCACGCGTCGAGCGGCCCGGGCTGGTCACGCGCAGCAGTATCATCCAGCAAGTGCTCGAAGAATCGCGCCGTGATGGGGTGTTCGCCTTGGGCGCGGCGGTGCCGCATGTGGATTATCTGCCGGTGCGTGCGCTGCATCAGCAACTCGCCAAGGTGACGCGTTTTCAAAGTCCGCGCGCGTTCAGCTATATGTTCAGTCCAGGTTTCGAGCCGCTGCGCAGGCAGGTTGCGATTCGCATGCGCGATGCAGGCGTGGTGGTCGATCCGTCGGAGGTGGTGATTACGCATGGCTGTGTCGATGCGCTGCAAATGGCCCTGCGGGTGCTGACCCGGCCCGGCGACCTGATCGCAGCCGAATCCCCGGCGTATTACGGTTTGTTGCAGCTCGCCGATCTGCTGGGCCTGAAAGTCATCGAGATACCCAGTGATCCGGCCTCCGGTACTAGTCTTGAGGCCCTGCAACTGGCGGCTAATCAGTGGTCGATCAAGGCCTTGGTGCTGACCTCGCGGCTCAGTAATCCTCTGGGCGGCACCATGCCCGAGGAGCGGCAGAAAAACCTGCTGCGTCTGGCTTCAGATTTCGATATTCAGGTGGTTGAAGACGACGTTTACGGCGAACTGATGTTCGAGGTCGGACGCACCAAGGCGCTCAAGGCGTTTGATCGGCTGGGGAGGGTGATCTATTGCTCCAGCTTCTCCAAGACTCTCTCGCCGGGCGTGCGCGTCGGCTGGATAATCGCGGGCAAATACCAGGCCGAGATTCAGCGTTTGCAGACCTTCAGCACGCACTCCGCGTGCAGCGTCACGCAGATGGGGGTTGCTGCGTACCTTGAGAACGGTGGCTATGATCGGCATCTGCGCTTCATACGTCTGGAATACCGCAAGAACCTCAGCGCCTATCAGCTCGCCGTGCAGCAGTTCTTTCCTGAAGGTACGCAGATGAGCCGCCCGGCAGGAGGCTTCATTCTGTGGGTGAGTCTGCCGGGCAGGGTAAACACCCAAGAGCTGCATGTTCGCGCGCTGGAGCAAGGCATCAGCATCGCGCCAGGCCTTATTTTCAGTAATACCGAGCAGTTCAACCACTGCATTCGCCTGAACTGCGGCATGCCGTGGAACAAGGAGGCGGAGCGCGCGCTGATGACGCTGGGCATGCTGGCGAAACAGCTGTGTCATGACACCGTTCCGGTCTACTGA
- a CDS encoding OmpA family protein, translating to MKRIPRVFSVCLLLGSAGLYGCAGHQDSAQALQQANADFQKVKEDTDVLPSAPKDVIRAGESLARAERLSSYLGSGADVSHYAYLSSRYSEIAREHSNLLLSQERLAKMDLERQRMQLALREAKLASAQQQGRWLEDQILSLATTQTDRGLVMTLGDVLFDAGHAELKNSASRTILKVVQFLQINPRRVVRIEGYTDSTGDRQENLNLSKDRAQAVADMLMDLGIDEKRIQVQGYGQQFPVDGNASERGRAQNRRVEIVFSDEKGQLGAAR from the coding sequence ATGAAGCGTATTCCACGTGTATTTAGTGTTTGCCTGTTGTTGGGCTCGGCGGGTCTTTACGGCTGTGCCGGTCACCAGGACAGCGCGCAGGCCCTGCAGCAGGCCAATGCCGATTTCCAGAAGGTCAAGGAAGACACTGACGTGTTGCCCAGCGCGCCGAAGGATGTCATTCGTGCCGGTGAATCCCTGGCCCGCGCCGAGCGATTGTCCAGCTATCTGGGCAGTGGCGCGGATGTCAGTCATTACGCGTACCTGAGCAGCCGCTATAGCGAAATCGCCCGAGAGCACAGCAATTTGCTGCTCAGTCAGGAGCGTCTGGCGAAAATGGACCTGGAGCGCCAGCGCATGCAACTGGCGTTGCGTGAAGCCAAACTGGCCAGCGCGCAGCAACAGGGGCGCTGGCTGGAAGATCAGATACTCAGTCTGGCAACCACACAGACCGATCGCGGTCTGGTCATGACCTTGGGCGACGTACTGTTCGACGCCGGGCATGCCGAGCTGAAGAACTCCGCCAGTCGCACCATTCTCAAGGTCGTGCAGTTTTTGCAGATCAATCCGCGCCGCGTGGTGCGGATCGAGGGCTACACCGACAGCACCGGTGATCGTCAGGAAAATCTGAATCTGTCGAAGGATCGGGCGCAAGCGGTCGCGGACATGCTCATGGATCTGGGTATCGACGAAAAACGTATTCAGGTTCAGGGTTACGGCCAGCAGTTTCCGGTAGACGGCAATGCCTCCGAGCGTGGCAGAGCACAGAACCGCCGTGTCGAAATTGTGTTTTCGGATGAAAAAGGTCAGCTGGGCGCCGCTCGTTAG
- a CDS encoding DUF4398 domain-containing protein, translating to MSIRFSIAVTAIAMLVGCASDPVPTEQFKLTEQALQQAKAVGAADDQPEMETALSSFAEARAAMAAQSYKQARMSAERAELDARLAEARVLTLKSQEQVNQLNTRLNRLRKQLGEAQ from the coding sequence GTGAGTATTCGTTTTTCAATTGCCGTCACCGCAATCGCCATGCTGGTCGGTTGTGCCAGTGATCCTGTCCCGACCGAGCAATTCAAGCTGACCGAGCAGGCCCTGCAACAGGCCAAGGCCGTCGGTGCCGCTGATGATCAGCCGGAAATGGAAACCGCCCTGTCCTCGTTCGCTGAAGCACGTGCGGCAATGGCGGCGCAGTCCTACAAGCAAGCACGCATGAGCGCGGAGCGGGCCGAGCTGGATGCGCGGTTGGCGGAAGCGCGAGTACTCACGCTCAAGAGTCAGGAGCAGGTCAATCAATTGAATACCCGTCTCAATCGCTTGCGCAAGCAACTGGGGGAGGCGCAATGA
- a CDS encoding substrate-binding periplasmic protein: MGRNRLLTSLLAGVLLLPSLALAAGKCERLIVTGSPDAPPYLWRDPQDPRHLMGANADLLSQAAGTLGIKVEFLYGGKRSQALEEVRSGRMDMLADAPLNDAQLEFLDYIHPPIVRNDIVVWTRRDHAVPFSTLGELHGHPGVMSEKTRLTPSFEALTRQHLTLERVPGLTPAFQKLALGEADYVLAGRYAGMVMVQTLGLSSDLIAQPVPVDTPGFYLALSFNSACNDPWLRGQLAKKMTESAASGLASEVIRHNLELWKAQLLQPAGASASNK, translated from the coding sequence ATGGGCCGCAACAGACTGCTGACTTCGCTGCTGGCGGGTGTGCTACTGCTGCCTTCGCTGGCCCTCGCCGCCGGTAAATGCGAGCGTCTGATCGTGACCGGCAGCCCGGATGCACCGCCATACCTATGGCGTGATCCCCAGGACCCTCGCCACCTGATGGGCGCAAATGCCGATCTGCTGAGTCAAGCAGCAGGTACGCTGGGTATCAAGGTCGAGTTTCTGTACGGCGGCAAGCGCAGTCAGGCGCTTGAAGAAGTGCGCAGCGGGCGCATGGACATGCTGGCGGATGCACCGTTGAATGATGCTCAGCTCGAATTCCTCGATTATATTCATCCGCCGATCGTGCGGAACGACATCGTTGTCTGGACTCGTCGCGATCATGCTGTGCCGTTCAGTACGCTGGGCGAGCTGCACGGGCATCCGGGCGTCATGTCGGAAAAGACTCGCCTGACGCCGTCATTTGAAGCGCTGACCAGGCAACATCTGACGCTGGAGCGGGTGCCAGGTTTGACTCCGGCCTTTCAGAAACTGGCGCTGGGCGAAGCGGATTATGTGCTTGCCGGGCGTTATGCCGGGATGGTCATGGTGCAGACCCTGGGCCTGTCTTCGGACCTGATTGCTCAGCCTGTTCCGGTCGATACACCGGGTTTTTATCTGGCATTGTCGTTCAACTCGGCCTGCAACGATCCATGGTTGCGCGGACAGCTGGCGAAAAAGATGACAGAATCTGCGGCCTCCGGCCTTGCGAGCGAAGTCATCAGGCACAATCTGGAGTTATGGAAAGCCCAGTTGTTGCAGCCCGCCGGTGCCAGCGCCTCAAACAAGTAG
- a CDS encoding electron transfer flavoprotein subunit alpha/FixB family protein — MTILVIAEHDNATVAPATLNTVAAAQKIGGDIHLLVAGSGISTIAEAAAKIAGVTKVLVADNAAYAHQLPENVAPLVVELASGYSHVLAAATSNGKNILPRVAAQLDVDQISEIVSVESADTFTRPIYAGNAIATVQSTASVKVITVRATGFDPVSAEGGSAAVEAVSAVHDAGKSSFVGEELAKSDRPELTAAKIVVSGGRGMQNGDNFKHLYTLADKLGAAVGASRAAVDAGFVPNDMQVGQTGKIVAPQLYIAVGISGAIQHLAGMKDSKVIVAINKDEEAPIFQVADYGLVADLFEAIPELEKLV, encoded by the coding sequence ATGACGATCCTGGTTATCGCTGAACACGACAATGCGACCGTAGCCCCGGCTACGCTCAATACCGTTGCTGCCGCGCAGAAGATCGGCGGTGACATTCACCTGCTGGTCGCTGGCTCGGGCATCAGCACAATTGCCGAAGCGGCTGCGAAAATTGCCGGTGTGACGAAGGTGCTGGTGGCTGATAACGCGGCGTACGCGCATCAGCTGCCGGAAAACGTCGCGCCGCTGGTGGTCGAGCTGGCTTCCGGTTACAGCCATGTGCTGGCTGCAGCCACGTCGAATGGCAAAAACATTCTGCCTCGTGTTGCCGCGCAGCTGGATGTGGATCAGATCTCCGAGATCGTTTCAGTAGAGTCGGCTGACACGTTCACTCGCCCGATCTATGCCGGTAACGCAATTGCCACTGTGCAGTCCACGGCCTCGGTCAAGGTCATCACCGTGCGTGCTACCGGTTTCGATCCGGTGTCTGCCGAAGGTGGCTCGGCGGCTGTCGAAGCGGTTTCGGCGGTTCACGATGCGGGCAAATCGAGCTTCGTTGGCGAAGAGCTGGCCAAGTCCGATCGTCCAGAGCTGACCGCAGCCAAAATCGTCGTTTCCGGCGGTCGCGGCATGCAGAACGGCGACAACTTCAAGCACCTGTATACCCTGGCCGACAAGCTCGGCGCGGCAGTCGGTGCTTCCCGCGCGGCGGTCGACGCCGGTTTTGTGCCCAACGACATGCAGGTCGGTCAGACCGGCAAGATCGTTGCGCCACAGCTCTACATTGCGGTCGGTATTTCTGGCGCGATTCAGCATCTGGCCGGCATGAAGGATTCCAAGGTGATCGTCGCGATCAACAAGGATGAAGAGGCGCCAATCTTCCAGGTGGCCGATTACGGTCTGGTGGCTGATCTGTTCGAAGCCATTCCTGAGCTGGAGAAGCTGGTTTAA
- a CDS encoding electron transfer flavoprotein subunit beta/FixA family protein, which translates to MKVLVAVKRVVDYNVKVRVKADNSGVDLANVKMSMNPFCEIAVEEAVRLKEKGVASEIVVVTIGPTTAQEQLRTALALGADRAVLVESAEELTSLAVAKLLKVVVDKEQPQLVILGKQAIDSDNNQTGQMLAALSGYPQGTFASKVEVTGDKVAVTREIDGGLQTVSLSLPAIVTTDLRLNEPRYASLPNIMKAKKKPLEVLTPDALGVSTASTNKTVKVEAPAARSAGIKVKSVAELVEKLKNEAKVI; encoded by the coding sequence ATGAAGGTTCTTGTAGCTGTCAAACGAGTGGTCGACTACAACGTCAAGGTTCGCGTCAAGGCGGACAACTCCGGCGTCGATCTGGCCAACGTCAAAATGTCCATGAACCCTTTCTGCGAAATCGCTGTTGAAGAAGCGGTGCGCTTGAAAGAGAAGGGCGTTGCGAGCGAAATCGTGGTGGTTACCATCGGCCCGACCACTGCTCAGGAACAGTTGCGCACTGCTCTGGCATTGGGTGCCGATCGTGCCGTGCTGGTCGAATCCGCCGAAGAACTGACTTCCCTGGCCGTGGCCAAGCTGCTCAAGGTCGTTGTCGACAAGGAGCAGCCACAACTGGTGATCCTCGGCAAACAGGCGATCGACAGCGACAACAACCAGACCGGTCAGATGCTCGCGGCGCTGAGCGGCTATCCGCAAGGTACGTTTGCGTCGAAAGTCGAAGTGACCGGCGACAAGGTTGCCGTGACCCGCGAAATCGACGGCGGTCTGCAGACCGTTTCCCTGAGCCTGCCCGCCATCGTGACCACAGACCTGCGTCTGAACGAGCCACGTTACGCTTCGCTGCCCAACATCATGAAAGCCAAGAAGAAGCCGCTCGAAGTGCTGACGCCTGATGCACTGGGTGTTTCCACGGCCTCGACCAACAAGACCGTCAAGGTTGAAGCGCCTGCCGCACGCAGCGCAGGCATCAAGGTCAAGTCGGTGGCTGAACTGGTCGAGAAACTGAAAAACGAAGCGAAGGTAATCTAA
- a CDS encoding electron transfer flavoprotein-ubiquinone oxidoreductase: MEREYMEFDVVIVGAGPSGLSAACRLKQKAAEAGKEISVCVVEKGSEVGAHILSGAVFEPRALNELFPNWQELGAPLNTPVKRDDIYMLRDAEKAQKIPDFFVPRTMHNQGNYIISLGNLCRWLAQQAENLGVEIYPGFAAQEALFDENGVVRGIVTGDLGVDREGNPKEGLYTPGMELRAKYTLFAEGCRGHIGKQLLKRFNLDDEADVQHYAIGLKEIWEVDPARHEQGLVVHTAGWPLDDANPGGSFLYHLENNQVVVGLIVDLSYSNPYLSPFDEFQRYKHHPVIKQYLEGGKRISYGARAIAKGGLNSLPKMVFPGGALIGCDLGTLNFAKIKGSHTAMKSGMLAADSVADALFAGKEGGDVLTSYVDAFKASWLHAELFASRNFGVAIHKYGAIKGGAFNFIDQNIFGGKLPFTLHDTKPDYACLKLAADSKKIDYPKPDGKLSFDKLSSVFLSSTNHEEEQPCHLKLTDPSIPISKNLPLYDEPAQRYCPAGVYEVITKEDGEKRFQINAQNCVHCKTCDIKDPSQNITWVAPEGAGGPTYPNM, translated from the coding sequence GTGGAACGCGAATACATGGAATTCGACGTCGTTATCGTCGGAGCCGGCCCTTCCGGGCTTTCTGCCGCTTGCCGCCTTAAACAGAAGGCCGCTGAAGCCGGAAAGGAAATCAGCGTCTGCGTGGTGGAAAAAGGCTCTGAAGTGGGTGCTCACATTCTTTCTGGCGCAGTGTTCGAACCCCGCGCGCTGAACGAACTGTTCCCGAACTGGCAGGAACTGGGCGCGCCGCTCAATACGCCGGTCAAGCGCGACGACATCTATATGCTGCGCGACGCCGAAAAAGCCCAGAAAATTCCGGACTTTTTCGTGCCCAGGACCATGCACAACCAGGGCAACTACATCATCTCTCTGGGCAATCTGTGCCGCTGGCTCGCTCAGCAGGCTGAAAACCTCGGCGTGGAAATCTATCCGGGCTTTGCCGCTCAGGAAGCGCTGTTCGACGAAAACGGCGTGGTGCGCGGAATTGTCACCGGAGATCTCGGCGTCGACCGCGAGGGCAATCCGAAAGAAGGTCTGTACACGCCCGGCATGGAACTGCGCGCCAAATACACGCTGTTCGCCGAAGGCTGCCGTGGCCATATCGGCAAGCAATTGCTCAAACGCTTCAACCTCGACGACGAAGCCGATGTGCAGCATTACGCCATCGGCCTGAAGGAAATCTGGGAAGTCGACCCGGCCAGACACGAACAAGGCCTTGTGGTGCATACCGCAGGCTGGCCACTGGACGATGCCAATCCGGGCGGCTCGTTCCTGTATCACCTGGAAAACAATCAGGTGGTGGTCGGCTTGATCGTCGACTTGTCCTACAGCAACCCGTATCTGTCGCCATTCGACGAATTCCAGCGCTACAAGCATCACCCGGTCATCAAACAATACCTGGAAGGCGGCAAGCGCATCAGCTACGGTGCCCGCGCCATTGCCAAGGGCGGCCTGAACTCGCTGCCGAAGATGGTCTTCCCGGGCGGCGCACTGATCGGTTGCGATCTCGGCACGCTGAACTTCGCCAAGATCAAGGGCAGCCACACCGCCATGAAGTCCGGCATGCTCGCGGCCGATTCAGTGGCAGACGCACTGTTCGCCGGCAAGGAAGGTGGCGACGTGCTGACCTCCTATGTCGACGCTTTCAAGGCCAGCTGGCTGCATGCAGAGCTGTTTGCCAGCCGCAACTTTGGCGTGGCAATCCACAAATACGGCGCGATCAAGGGTGGCGCATTCAACTTCATCGATCAGAACATCTTCGGCGGCAAGCTGCCGTTCACTCTGCACGACACCAAGCCTGATTATGCCTGCCTCAAACTGGCGGCAGACTCGAAGAAAATCGATTACCCGAAACCCGACGGCAAGCTCAGTTTCGACAAGCTCAGTTCGGTATTCCTCTCCAGCACCAATCATGAAGAGGAACAACCCTGCCACCTGAAGCTGACCGATCCGAGCATCCCGATCAGCAAGAACCTGCCGCTGTACGACGAACCGGCCCAGCGCTACTGCCCGGCAGGCGTGTACGAAGTCATTACCAAGGAGGATGGCGAGAAACGCTTCCAGATCAACGCGCAGAACTGCGTGCACTGCAAGACCTGCGACATCAAGGACCCTTCGCAGAACATCACCTGGGTAGCACCGGAAGGCGCTGGCGGTCCAACTTACCCCAATATGTGA
- a CDS encoding AraC family transcriptional regulator, whose amino-acid sequence MSLAFPVDGNATLVSLIKPLAVRPGFVATHLPEVRVLSAFGYVASSPQIYEPSLMIVVQGSKVACLGPRTFEYGTGHYLIQALSVPFKCETFATPDKPLYGVSVAIDRVLLGELVQALGPASVRESELQTPESMTSVVIDHAMRDSVERLLRCLHDPLECQAMGQSRVRDVLYSALRGPQSGVLRALVEQQGQFARIASAVTYLHDHYDHALNVDTLARCANMSTSTFHEHFKRSTLLSPVQYLKRLRLLKAQQLLVAEGLNVAQVALKVGYQSASQFSREYKRYFERSPGEASCKP is encoded by the coding sequence ATGTCGCTCGCTTTTCCCGTTGATGGCAACGCCACACTGGTTTCCCTGATCAAGCCCTTGGCCGTTCGCCCCGGCTTTGTTGCCACGCACCTGCCTGAAGTGCGCGTTCTGTCGGCCTTCGGTTACGTGGCCAGCAGCCCGCAGATCTACGAGCCCAGCCTGATGATCGTGGTGCAGGGCAGCAAGGTCGCTTGTCTTGGACCGCGCACCTTCGAGTACGGCACCGGGCATTACCTGATTCAGGCGCTGTCGGTGCCATTCAAATGCGAGACCTTCGCCACCCCGGACAAGCCGCTGTATGGCGTGTCGGTGGCCATCGACCGCGTGCTGCTTGGCGAACTGGTGCAGGCGCTGGGCCCGGCAAGCGTGCGCGAAAGCGAGTTGCAGACCCCGGAATCCATGACCTCTGTGGTGATCGACCACGCAATGCGTGACAGCGTCGAGCGGCTGCTGCGCTGTCTGCACGATCCGCTGGAATGTCAGGCGATGGGCCAGTCACGGGTCCGTGACGTGTTGTACAGCGCGCTGCGCGGGCCGCAGTCGGGCGTGTTGCGCGCGCTGGTCGAGCAGCAGGGCCAGTTTGCGCGGATCGCCTCGGCGGTGACGTATCTGCATGATCATTACGATCACGCGCTTAACGTCGACACCCTGGCGCGCTGCGCAAACATGAGCACCTCGACCTTTCACGAACACTTCAAGCGCAGCACGTTGTTGTCGCCAGTGCAGTACCTGAAACGCCTGCGCCTGCTCAAAGCCCAACAACTGCTGGTCGCCGAAGGCCTGAACGTGGCCCAGGTCGCGCTCAAGGTCGGCTATCAAAGTGCGTCGCAGTTCAGTCGGGAATACAAACGTTACTTTGAGCGGAGTCCTGGAGAGGCTAGCTGCAAGCCATAA